AATTTATTGTCTTAAACGTCTTAGATGGTTTGTGTGATCAACTATTAATCATCCGTGATTATGACGTGGCGCCTAACGACCATCATGTGTTAGCTAGCTACAGAGAGCCGTTCACTTGGTGCTTTTCGCATACCCTTTGCTTCACTACTAGCCGAAGCAGTTCGATCCCATACATCGTCTCCTCCACACCGAATCACTGCAATCTCTCTCAAATTCTACTCAATTTTATTAGATCTCATCATCCTTCAGCTCTATTTCAATTCTGACTTCTGAGTAAGTTAAATTCGTGCTCCCATCTCTCTTTCCCAGATTTCACTCTTGTTTCTGGACTCATTTCAAAGATTTCAGTGAAATGAAAAGGACCCATCAATGGATTAGGTATAAGTAAAGTTGGGTTTTGGTTCTATTTGTTTTCTAGGGTTATTTCAGAATTTGGGTTCCCAAAGGTTGAACAAAGGAATCCATGAAAGAGACTAATCCAGCAACTGATCCTATAGGCCAAACCTTGATAAAGCTAATAAGCAATCTATGTTTCTCAGTGTTTGTATTCTCAGTTTTGATATTCACAGTTATTGCTATCACTTACCAGCCTCCAGATCCATGGCTGGAATCAGCTCCTGCTCTTACTAAATTCTTTACTCAGAGTGAAAATGCCACTTTCAAAATTGACAATTCTATCCTGAAAACGGGTGAGGATTTACAAACTGTATCAGCTCCTGGAGTGCCACCTGCTTTAGGGATCGAACCGATCACTGAGCAAGTGATTGTGAAATCTGAGGAGAAGGTCGCTAACATGACAATCCAATCATCTGGTTGTGAGGATTTTCAGGTTGTGAATTGCTCAGACTCGAGGATTCTGATAACAGTTGAGAAGTTTAATTTGAAGCGGTTCAAGTCTATTGTGTTTTTGGAATATCAAACTCCTGTTAATGGGTCAAAGCCAGATGAGTGTGATGTGGCCTGGAGGTTTAGAAACAAAAAGGAGAAGTCGTGGAGAAAGTATAGGGACTTTAGGAGGTTTGAATTTGGAATTGGGGAAAACTGTATCTATAAAATTGTGCACGCAAGTGGTTGGCATTCAGGCATTAATGCCCGGAGGCAAAGGAGTAGAGATAACCCTACCAAGGGTGGTGGAAATAATCCGAAAATTGCTTCAACATTTCGAGATGAGGAGATAAATGACACAATCCCAAGCTTGGGATCAGAGATGAATTTTAGAAAAGGGAAGTACCTGTATTATTCAAGAGGAGGGGATTATTGTAAGGGAATGAATCATTATATGTGGAGTTTCTTGTGTGGGTTAGGGGAGGCAATGTATTTGAACAGGACTTTTGTGATGGATTTGAGCATATGCTTGGCTGGTAGTTATAATCCAAGTGGCAAGGATGAGGAGGGGAAGGATTTTCggtattattttgattttgagCATCTTAAGGAGATGGCATCAATCGTAGAAGAGAGTGAATTTCTGAGAGATTGGAAGAAATGGGATCGAGCCCATAAGAAGAAAGTGCCAGTTAGGAAGGTTGTTACTCATAAGATGACACCGATGCAACTGAGTAAAGATAAGAGCACGATTATATGGAGACAGTTTGATGCTCCAGAGCCAGAAAATTATTGGTACAGAGTTTGTGAAGGGCAAGCTGCAAAGTACATTCAGAGACCGTGGCATGCGCTTTGGAAATCAAAGAGATTGATGAATATAGTTACAGAGATCAGTGGGCAGATGGACTGGGATTTTGATGCAGTTCATGTGGTTCGAGGAGAGAAAGCACAAAATAAGGAGCTCTGGCCTCATTTGGATGCTGATACTTCACCTGATGCACTTGTTGTGAAGCTTCAAGGGATGATTCAGCCTTGGAGGAATCTATATATTGCAACCAACGAGCCATTCTACAACTACTTTGATAAATTGAGATCTCACTATAAGGTTCATTTGCTTGATGATTACAACGCATTGTGGGGAAACACGAGTGATTGGTATAATGAGACATTGCTTTTAAATAATGGACGGCCAGTTGAGTTTGATGGATACATGAGAGTTGCAGTGGACACTGAGGTTCTTTACAGGGCAAAGACCCGTGTGGAAACATTTTATAATTTGACCAGTGACTGCAAGGATGGGATCAATACATGCTGAAAAGGTTGGATTCCACTTATGTTTTCATAACTTGATCCAAATCATTTGCTTTCTTGATTCAATTACTGAAATATACTGCCGAACTCATTTTGGCTAGTTTGTGTATTTCcttgttcttttattttattgatgattgaCAATTCCAATTGATCATGAAATCCTGTATCTGTAATATAAGTTTGAATTTTGTTCCATTTCtcttattatcttttttttttttgaagtgaACGAATGTGGTCTCTCTATTTATTTGATCTCTTTACTCTTGTATGGTATTACACAAATTGTATGTGCCTATTTTCAATTATGTGCTCTTATGATCTCTTCTCAAAGTGAATTAGAGTTCTCTCTTCTGCCTGGTTGTTTGTGCACATCCAATTATGCATATAATTTGGTAAGTgaaagaaattatattattttttattgtccCCACTCATCTGAAATTGAGATTTTTCATTGTCCCCATCCATCTGAAATTGAGATTTTTCATATCTAATCTTTCGGTGGTCATTGAATGCCTTACTGAGCTACGAAATGCATGTAGATGTATTTAGGGAGGATGTTCTTTGAAGGTGGTGACTGGAATAGCTTGGTGATTTCATATTTGTCTGTATTCTATAACAGCATGCACAGTTTCATTTTCACTAAAGGCTTTCCCATTTATGTTGTTTGGGACCCTTTGGAAGAGAACAATTTTGTGTAAGAAAATAGGAGATTTAAGATGAAAAATGTCATGTGGAAGAGAACTAGAAACATGAGAGAGAATCAATAAAAGAAACTGAAGATTTCTTAGTATGCCCCATTCAAGAGAAAGGGCTCTCTATTGACACCGAAacagatatatttttttttgtgggTTTCTGAACTATTAACCACTCTTGAACGCCCTTGACACACTTATCAAACACCACAATTCAAAGATGGTTATCTTTTATAATTATGTCACTGGCATCAGAAGCATGACATATCCAAACCTCTATTCTCGACACAGGTAGATTAACAAGGATGCTACAAGCAGATGTTGTGGAATAGTTCCACTTAAGGAGTCATTACATTTATTCGCTCCAACTTGATGCTAGATTCATTGCTTTTATTTATTGTCTTTTTCATTTGAATGAAGATTGttttattcctttttttcttttttcctaatATTGCGCAATTTGTTGTGGATATGAATCTCTCAACTTGATCTTTACAATCTGGTATCATGTCTGCCCAAATTGTTGGGTTTCAGTAGAGGTTCTATGTGCTGGCGGCCTTCCCAAGTTATCCATTATGTAGGTGGTCCAATTCCAACATAAAAGAAATTGACCAATTTCATTCCTTCCATTTTGTGTTGCGTATGCTCTCTCCATGTATAATTCATCTTTTTCCCAAAGACATGCATAGTCTGCTCTAGCTGTGGATCCACAGAAGCAACCCATTCTGCAGCTCTTCATTTCTCATAATGTTTTTCCAGTTTTTGCTTTTTCAACAACTAAGGACTTACCCTTTTGTCTGTGTTTTCTTTCATCTTGTAGGTAATATTAGAACTCATGTTCAAATATCGGAGGTGTATTGTCAGTGATTCAAGTTGGAGCTGTATTGGAATAGAAAGCAAATGACAAGTTGGAGCTGTATTAGTATAGAAATCAAATGAAAAAGTTTTCTCCATTTATTTTTCTGCGAGGTTGGTGATATTATTGAGAGGATTTCCTCTTCTATCAAGTCTCACTCAAGATCACTACTTGCACACACTTTTCACATACCAAATATAAACACCTGTTGTTTGAAATCACAAATATTGGATCACAATGACAGCTTGCTTCATAAATAGCATTAATGCCTATTTGACACATAATTTGTTTGTGTATTTTACCCCCTTTTGGGTTTGCACACGCCATTTCAAAGAATCAGTTATGAGGTGAGCTTCTAAAGAGAATACCCTCTTCTTCTTACAATTATACCAAGAAGATTAAACAGCTAAAAATTTGCATTGCTTTCTTCTATTATCCAGCTATGCCTTGGTGCCACTTGATCATGCAGAGGGATAAAATCCTGATAAGAAAATTGGCATATGATTATCTTAGCTGGAGCTGAATCATGAGCATATGAGATGATAATAATTAGTACCTCCATCTTTTGGAGTAATTCCTGAGCATTCTTTGCAGAAATGACAATGTTTCTTGCACATGGTTTGATGAATCCTTCTTCTACACCTTTGTCAAACAATCCAAGCAAGCTATCATAATATCCATCTACATTTAAGAGACCCACCTGCTTTTATTTTTGCAACCAAttttttagagagagagagagagagagagagagagaatgcaTGTAGTTTCATGGTGATATAAGACAATTTACTGGTAAATTACTTGGACACTCCCCAAATAAACAATATTGTTAACACTAAAAATCCTTGCTATTTTGGAATCATAAATTATTAAGAGGGTGTGAATTTATGTTGATTTGTATGTATACAAGAGTACATAAATTAAGggtaaattataattaagtaCCTGTTGGTTAATAAAATTCACATATTAATCTTTGTTTTCCTAAAAGCCAGCTATGTGGCCcttataattcaaaaaataaatcatttgtttgttttttaaaattataataattaacaaattggcACTAATATGTAGGCTTcattaaattattgaaattaaattatagctTATCTAATTAGCACAAcactataattaataattaattttgaagtgaaattgataattaaatatgttgaatataattaattgatttcCAGTGGCTGGTTCCAATCTTGTCCATGGAACAGGGCTAATAAtagatttatgaaaattttctaAAGCAAGAAAAGAGAAAGTCAAGAAGAAATTTGGCTGTTTTCCTTTAGTAGCCAACGAAAATGTATAGCTTCACTTGTTTTGGTTGAAACCTCATTTTAATTACGTCACAAACCATTATATTTCATACATCAATTATTGATTgctaaaaaaatgattttttttttgtcttaaattatgaaaaaaatactgATACATtcctattttaattaaaatttatttttaaaaattaataatataaatgcaaaaaaagataaaataaaaattatcatattaactatattaattaatctatatGAAAATAAAGTAGAATTTTCGTAAAATAGGagcaattttcatttatttatagtttaatcaaaactcaaatttacaatctttaaaatctaaaaatgtttataatattattaaaataaaacttattaattaattattacaattaacatttaatttttgaaGAGAAATATTAGGTTTAATATGGGCCTAAATTGGGTGCCAGGTCTAATTCATGGCCATCCCCATCCCTGCCACACTTTAATTATTGAAGTGTAATGAAGAATTTATAATCTTCTACATATGCTATTGGGAATTGAAGTCACACATAGATAGACacaatttttctttattaatttgttttaaaaaattaattattttttcaaccCATCAATTCAAACTTATAATGAACATATTAGcagttaattattttagtaatggTTAACAATTTTACTAATAGTTAAtggttaaatattaataattaatgattaattatttatacagtaatttaaaatttaatgtttaataaaaaaaataatagttgCATTAACTGTTaaatgcaaaataaaaaaaaataaatttgtaaaaagaaatataaatgttaaaaaaGCACAATTAATTATTGCAAAATACTAAACGCTAGAAGAtaattgttttttaataatCACCTATTCAATCATTAAACActataaaaataagtaattatttaatattttaatttaactataACTAAAAATTATCACTAAATACTATTTTCGAATACAATTAAATAGTTATTCaaggaaatatttttaaattgaggATGTTAATGACTtgtagtctttttttttttttttttttttatcttgagttatgttatttaattcattttttataatttaaattgaaagaaaTAACTTGTTCCaatataagaaaaaatttaaaaaaaaaatgattttcctaattttATCAACTTCATTTTTCAAGGATGAAAAAAAATGGACACAGAccaaatattgaaattttcatttacttattaaatatatttaaccaTTAAATTACTTGATAATACAATATCAAAAAGTTTAAAAACATGTTCTTAAATTGGTGCATACAATAAACTATACTGAAAGTTTTCTTTTGAGTTTCCATTTTGTCAATATGCTGACACTACCAAATATATTTGTAATTAATCATTCctaaaaaagaattatttaatttttgagaaagaATATTCACCAAATTAACATCTACTAATTATTCAACAAGCACATGAatatgttttcagttttctacattttccaactcaaaaaaaaaaaaaaaaaaaaagtaattcaacttcaaaaatatgaaaatatgcaATAAATTTtgcttaaaaataaatgaataattctaatgcaaacagttTTATTATAGATTAAGCAGTGGAGTATACAAAGCTACCTAAACCATGATCCTAGAAAATGATCACAACTAGTTGTTAtatgatagagagagagaggcaaTAAACTTAACTGGTTTATCATGGATTCCAAGCTGAGACCATGTAATCATCTCAAGCAACTCTTCCAAAGTTCCATACCCTCCTATTAATGATAAAACCAAATACCAATTAAGAAGAGTCAAGATAAGATATAATTAAGCACAGAAGAAGAGATCAATTATACCAGGAAGAGCAATAAAAGCATCAGCTCTCTTAGCCATCTCAGCCTTTCTTTCATGCATATCAGATACAATCAACACTTCTCCCACTGCATCACCTGAAATCTGACAACAAATCAAATATGCATATGCAAGAAGAATAGCAACAGAGAAATAACAAAATACAAGTAAGGGAAATTTTCTACCTCTAGTGGAATGAGAGCTGTTGGGATAACCCtagaaaattaaacaataaataaataaaattgaagtgAATCGAATTAAAGGGCAAGAAAATGAAATGGGTTGCATGTTTTGTTATTATGGAGTTGCAGGTAGCTTACCCTAGAACATGGCATCCACCATCATGAACAGTCTGAGAGACCAGACCCATCAACCCAAAGCTCCCTCCTCCACAAACTAAATCCATTTTCCTCTCCACCTGCAAAAGCTTTTCCTATAAATCCTCTAAAAAGCTCATGAATTCATCATGGGTATGTGATGGCTGTGTGCAGAAGCTCAATCTTCAAAGAaattaagagagagagagagagaaagaaactAACCAGTTGGATTCCAAGATCAAGAGCTGCATCACTGAAGATCTTTTTATTCCCTAAATTACTTCCACAGAACACACAAACCCTTTTGAACTTGCCCATTATTCAACTATAGAGCCAAACTCCTCTACAAGTCTGCACATCAAtatctattatatataataataataatagtaagttACATGAAAAAGGCAAAGATCCTCAATTTTTTAACTGAATCTCCATAATTTTATTTCGTCAAACTTGCATCCCTAAACTTCTATTATTTTCAGATTGAATACCTAtacttttatcatttttaacTCTGCGTCCTTTTTCTAttgttttttcataaaaaaaattttaaattaacttacaattattttttttaaaaaaaaaaaaaagcaaaccaCGTCGGTtagtctctattttttttttttgaaagtctCCTCAGTCCCTAGACATTTACATTGTTTAGggtattttatcattttttaccgaatttaataaaatatttaattaagatactgatatttaagaaaataacataaattttcctcctcctccctcCCCATTCTCCCTCTCTTTACGACAATCTCCCCTCCCCTCTCTTTCCCTCCCTCCCATATTGAAGGGAAGCAGAGCATGGAACTGAGAGGAGAGAAGGCAGAAACGTGAGAATGGAGATTAGGCTGTGAATTTGGATGGGAAAGGAAGGTATAACTGGAATTTAGACGGTGGAGAGAAAAAGGAAGATATGAGAAACTTAACTCATTTATTATTTTGGACTTTTTGTTTATGATAACTTTTTTTACGTAGTCAAATGCTTCTAATATTGCTTCTTAATCTTGCACTTAAAGTCTAATTAAAAAGGACTAAATGTAaacaaattttgaaaaaaaaaaaagagatatatactgatcaaattaataaaattataaaaaaatagaaaaaaatgctTAGGGATTTGATGATAAACATAACGCGAGGAACTTGCAA
The genomic region above belongs to Manihot esculenta cultivar AM560-2 chromosome 3, M.esculenta_v8, whole genome shotgun sequence and contains:
- the LOC110607272 gene encoding probable cytokinin riboside 5'-monophosphate phosphoribohydrolase LOGL1 isoform X3, which codes for MPCSRGYPNSSHSTRGDAVGEVLIVSDMHERKAEMAKRADAFIALPGGYGTLEELLEMITWSQLGIHDKPVGLLNVDGYYDSLLGLFDKGVEEGFIKPCARNIVISAKNAQELLQKMEVLIIIISYAHDSAPAKIIICQFSYQDFIPLHDQVAPRHSWIIEESNANF
- the LOC110607272 gene encoding probable cytokinin riboside 5'-monophosphate phosphoribohydrolase LOGL1 isoform X2, with protein sequence MGKFKRVCVFCGSNLGNKKIFSDAALDLGIQLVERKMDLVCGGGSFGLMGLVSQTVHDGGCHVLGVIPTALIPLEISGDAVGEVLIVSDMHERKAEMAKRADAFIALPGGYGTLEELLEMITWSQLGIHDKPVGLLNVDGYYDSLLGLFDKGVEEGFIKPCARNIVISAKNAQELLQKMEDFIPLHDQVAPRHSWIIEESNANF
- the LOC110607272 gene encoding cytokinin riboside 5'-monophosphate phosphoribohydrolase LOG1 isoform X1 translates to MGKFKRVCVFCGSNLGNKKIFSDAALDLGIQLVERKMDLVCGGGSFGLMGLVSQTVHDGGCHVLGVIPTALIPLEISGDAVGEVLIVSDMHERKAEMAKRADAFIALPGGYGTLEELLEMITWSQLGIHDKPVGLLNVDGYYDSLLGLFDKGVEEGFIKPCARNIVISAKNAQELLQKMEVLIIIISYAHDSAPAKIIICQFSYQDFIPLHDQVAPRHSWIIEESNANF
- the LOC110607271 gene encoding uncharacterized protein LOC110607271, translating into MKETNPATDPIGQTLIKLISNLCFSVFVFSVLIFTVIAITYQPPDPWLESAPALTKFFTQSENATFKIDNSILKTGEDLQTVSAPGVPPALGIEPITEQVIVKSEEKVANMTIQSSGCEDFQVVNCSDSRILITVEKFNLKRFKSIVFLEYQTPVNGSKPDECDVAWRFRNKKEKSWRKYRDFRRFEFGIGENCIYKIVHASGWHSGINARRQRSRDNPTKGGGNNPKIASTFRDEEINDTIPSLGSEMNFRKGKYLYYSRGGDYCKGMNHYMWSFLCGLGEAMYLNRTFVMDLSICLAGSYNPSGKDEEGKDFRYYFDFEHLKEMASIVEESEFLRDWKKWDRAHKKKVPVRKVVTHKMTPMQLSKDKSTIIWRQFDAPEPENYWYRVCEGQAAKYIQRPWHALWKSKRLMNIVTEISGQMDWDFDAVHVVRGEKAQNKELWPHLDADTSPDALVVKLQGMIQPWRNLYIATNEPFYNYFDKLRSHYKVHLLDDYNALWGNTSDWYNETLLLNNGRPVEFDGYMRVAVDTEVLYRAKTRVETFYNLTSDCKDGINTC